In Verrucomicrobiia bacterium, the DNA window GCCCCGGCCACACCTTTGCCTGTGATCTTATTGACTACCGCAACCGGTATCTGGCGACCAGTGGCTTCCATTTTTAGCTCAGTCTTGTTCTTAGAGTCAGTCAGTACTACTGTTACGTCCGCAGACAAATCTTTGTAGTACTTTTTGGTAACGGCCAGCTTTTGCTTGCCCAGCGGCGCATCAGACACTACTGCTTCGCCTTTTTCATTGGTTTTGGCGGTCTTTGTTGCCAGCTTTACGTCTGCCTGGCTGACTGGCTTGCCGGTCTCAGAATCCAAGACCGTCACAGTAAAGTTCTTTTGCATAAATAAGCCCAGCACTTTGTAACGTGACAAGGGAACAGCCAGCACTATCAAAACTACCACCAAGAAGGTGGCAGGAATGGTTATTTTCTTTTTAGAGGTATAGCCATGCCAAAGACGCTTGAGTTTGCCGTCACCTGATGTGTCCTTGGGCTTGGCTATGAGTGCCTCGGTTTTGTCTTCTGGCTCTACCACTTCCTCTGGCTCAACACTTAGATCCGGGGCTTCCGCCTCGGGTTCTTCTGCTTTCTTTTTTGTCATAGCGAAGTTCCTTGTTTGCTATCAGCATAGTGCTTCTGCTAATGACGTGCAATATGTAAGTGGCAAGGGGTAAAGATTTTAGGCTACTTCGGTTCTAGGAGCGGGATTTGTAGCGCGACACTGCCAGCGGCATAAATACCAACAGCATGCCGGCTACCCACAGCAAGAGCTTCCACCAGGCACCAGTGCTGGGCAGACCCAGCGCCAGCTCACGAGCGGCGTTCACGGCGTGTGTGACAGGCTGATTGCGGGCAAATACTTGCAGCCATGAAGGCATAGACTGAACGGGCACAAAGGCCGCACTGGCGAAGGTCAGGGGAAAGATAGATACAAAGCCAGCCATCTGGGCCGTCTCGGAATCTTTGACAGACAGGCCAACAAACCCAAGCATCCAGGCAAAGGCGTAGCTAAAGGCCAGTACGATCAGGACCGTCTCTATGGCACCCAGGAAACCGCCTAGGAACCGAAAGCCCAACAAGCTTCCTACCGTAATCATGATACTCATGGTGGCAATATTGCGGATCATGTCAGAGAACGTCCGGCCCGCCAACACGGCGCCCCGACTCATAGGCAGACTGCGAAAACGATCAACAATACCCTTACCCATATCCTCTGCCAAACCAACACCCGTATTGAGCGCACCAAATAGCGAAGACTGCACCAAGATACCAGGCAGCAAGTAGTTAATGTACTTGGCACCGGGGATGGCCGCCTCGTTACCAATGGCTCCACCAAACACAAAGTTAAACAACAAGAGGAACATGACGGGCTGCACGGACGAGAAAAATAGCAGTTGCGGTAGTCGCACGTAACGCAGCAGGTTGCGGCGCGTGATAGCCCACGTGTCAGTAACGTTATAGGTTATAGATTGAGCAAAGGTCATTTCTTGCCTCCCTTTTTCTTAGAATCTGTCCGAAGTCTCGCTCCCGATGCCAAAGCTGATCCATTTCGAGTGGCAATTCGTTCTGGCTTTCCTGGTGTAACCGTAGTTACGGTTGGAGAGCTAGGACGGATTGACGCCGGAATGGGCGGTTTTGGCGCGGGATTGGAGGCTTTGGATAGGTTCTTGGCATCCTTGGGTAGGTTCTTGGCATCTTTACCGGTAACTGCCAGAAAGACATCGTCCAGGCTAGGGCGGTGCAGGGCGATAGACTCGGGCGCAATCTTGGCAGCGTCTAGGGTCCGAACAACTTCTACCAGCTTTTTGCGTCCGTCACGCACGGGCAGGGTAATGGTGGCACCTTCTATCTTTGGATCTTTGGTGCCAAACATACGAACGGCCTGCGCAGCCTTCTCTACCTGGGATGGCTTGACTTCGAATTCTATGACGTCACCACCCATTTGGCTCTTCAGCTGGTCGCTGGTGCCTTCCACGATAACTTTGCCGTGGTCTATGACAGCAATCTGATCCGCCAGCTCATCTGCCTCTTCCAGGTACTGTGTGGTCAGTAGGATGCTGGTGCCATCCTGGACGAGTTCACGGATAGTGTCCCATAGATCCAGGCGAGTGCGGGGGTCTAGGCCAGTCGTGGGTTCGTCCAAAAACAGTATCTTGGGGCGAGCCACCAAGCTGCCACCCAGGTCCAGTCGACGGCGCATACCGCCAGAGTAGGTACGGGCTGGACGATTGGCAGCGTCGGTCAGGCCGAGGTTTTCCAAGATTTCATCGGCCCGTGCATAGGCTTCTTTTTTGCCCATGTGGTACAGCCGCCCCACCATGTATAGGTTCTCGCGGCCGGTCAAAAACTCGTCTACAGCAGCATACTGCCCAGCCAGCCCGATCATCTCACGCACACGATGTGGTTGCTTAACCACGTCTACGCCCATAACATGCAACGTTCCTTTGTCTGGGTTCATGAGCGTACTGAGCATACGCACCAGCGTAGTCTTGCCAGCGCCGTTAGGGCCCAGCAGGCCAAAAACTTTTCCTTGTTCTGCCCGGAGACTCACGCCATCCAGGGCTTTGACGTCGCCAAAATGTTTGTAGACGTCGGCTACTTCGAAAGCTATTTTCATATGTATAGTTAACTCGTTAAGTGTTATCGTCTCGTATTTTAGCTCTCGATACTTAACACGTCAAGTGTTTATCCACACAAACGGGCAGGGGACTAAAAAAGCGCTCCCTACTGCACTACTAACGACTTCAGAATAGCCTGGGCAACCGACAGAATCTTGTCACTCCCCCAGGCCTCGGGGTCAATAGCTATGCCCTCTTTGCACTCCTGGCCGCCATCACACTTCACAAAAGATACACCAATGATAGGTTCTGACTTGGCAACATCAGTTTTGGGAATATCCTGGCCTTTTTTATAACCCGCATCACCGGTGATATAGACCGCATCCACCCCTGTCGAGCCATCAAAGCCAGCAAAACTCAGGTAGGTCTCTTTGCGCTGGCTTTGCGAAGGCTGAGCATAGGCTATCTTTTGGGAGTCTACTACCGCCTTGCCTGTCGGGTTGGCAAACTTGGGCACTGTCGAGCCGGCAGTCACAATAGTTATAAGTACTTTGCCCGATTTTTTGCTGCCATCACTCGTAGTTATCTGGGCTGCGGGTGACTGCAGGGTAAGCTGCCCCTGCGTGGCATCGTCTTTCTGCCAGGTCTTGGGGTGGTCAATCGACATCTGAATATCCTGGGATACCAGGTGTTCGCTCAGTTCTTCGTCGACACTTTCTACGGGCTGCTGCTGTGGGGCTGACGGCTGGCCCGAGCCTTGCGACGGAGTGGACTGCCTGCGCAGCACCAAGAAATACATAGCGGCACCTATCGCCACCAGAACGACCAGTGCAATAAAAATAATGCCCTTTATTTTGCGTTTCTTTTTTTGCGCCTTTACGGGTTCTAGATTATGAATATAGTCAGCAGTCGATTGGCTGGCAGCAGCATATTCGTCCTGCTCTTCAGGAGGCTGCTGCGGAGGTGTTGGCGGTGGCCCTTGAACCGGGCCCTGCGGTTCCATACCTACTAGTATATCCTATAGCTATGGCAACAACCGCAAATGAACAGACTCTTACCTTGGCGATTCATTATTTATCGAAGGCCGACCCCAGTCTGGCCCCGGTTATCGCCAGCAGCCCCTTGCCTGACCTGCACCCACACCAGAACTACTATCAAGAGTTAGTGGATAGCATCATCAGCCAGCAGCTGAGCGTCAAAGCTGCCCGCACCATAGAGAAGCGCTTTTGCGAACTCTTTGGTGGCGCCGATTTCCCCCTGCCCGAACAGATCCTGACAAAAGACATAGAAGAGTTGCGCAGTGCTGGCCTAAGCCGCCCCAAGGCCGCGTATATTCGTGACCTAGCCCAGCACGTGGTAGACGGCAAAGTAAAGTTTGGCCACCTGGACAGCCTGTCTAACGACGAAGTTATTGCAGAGCTGACAGCCGTCAAAGGCATCGGCGAATGGACCGCCCACATGTTCCTGATGTTCTGCATGGGCCGCTTAGACGTGCTGCCCTCGGGCGACCTAGGCATTCGCAATGGTGTACGGGCCCTGTACGGCCTGGACCACTGCCCGCAATCTGACGAAGTCAAAGTACTTGCCCAGAAAAATCAGTGGCACCCTTATGAATCTGTTGCCGCCTGGTACCTGTGGCAATCCCTAGACAACGCGCCCGCTATTTAACGCAATGACCCTCAAGCCAAGCGGCTATTTCATTCACCGACAAATGGTCTGTTGCAACCTTTACTGCAAAATCCTCTAACTCACCCCGCTTAGCAGAAAATCGCTTCTTGTTCATCCGCAAGAACATGACACCACTCGTAATCCCCGTCCGTTTGTTGCCGTCAGCAAAAGGGTGGTCAGCAATAATATTGCGAACATAAACAGCCGCCTTCTCGTACAAGCTCGGATATTGCTCCACGCCGAAAGCTTCCTGCCGAACGGCGTGAGCAACCGACTTTATTCGTTCAATGTCACGCACGCCATGCGATCCACCATATCGCTCTACGAGCTGGAAGTGTACAAGCAGGATCTGCTCTTCAGTAAGATATGTAATCATCTCTGAGCAAGATTCTTTAGGTCCTGATCGTAGGTATCCATGAACTTCTCTAGATCGTTCATGAACTTCTCATGTTTGTTTTGTTTTGGCTTCTTGACATCAATCTGAGCATCGTCACCGATACGAAGCCCCAGCTCTTCGAGCTGCTTCTTTGGGATAATGACGCCGGCACTTGAGCCAACTTTTATAATCCTATAGGTCATAGCATTGATTATAACTATATTATAATAATGCGTCTACAAAATTATGCTTAGCCCAGAAGTTTTTCCAGTTCGGATTTTACCAGGTTCGAAATAAGTTCATGGCCTGTTTCGTTTGGATGAAGCCCGTCCACCAGCAGCTCGGGCTTGTCACGAAAGTGATTGAATAATCTCACCAGTGGAATATTCTGCTGGGTACAGAAGTCGCTCAGCATATTCTCGTACTCCAGAATACTTTCGTTAGTAAACACATAGTCGCCCCAAGAGACTGGTTTGGTTTTTGATTCATCACAAGCGGTCAGGCCGACAAATAGGATCTTGTCCGTATACTCCCTGATAGCATTCACAATATCCTGGAGGTCTTTAGGAAAGATTCTTGCCTCGTAACCCACCCTGAGACCGTGATCCCACATAGAGTCGTTGAGACCCACCGCCACTACGGCTACTACTTGCTGCTGGCGACTCCGGTAGAGTATCTCGCTGCCTATGCGCTC includes these proteins:
- a CDS encoding ABC transporter permease, which encodes MTFAQSITYNVTDTWAITRRNLLRYVRLPQLLFFSSVQPVMFLLLFNFVFGGAIGNEAAIPGAKYINYLLPGILVQSSLFGALNTGVGLAEDMGKGIVDRFRSLPMSRGAVLAGRTFSDMIRNIATMSIMITVGSLLGFRFLGGFLGAIETVLIVLAFSYAFAWMLGFVGLSVKDSETAQMAGFVSIFPLTFASAAFVPVQSMPSWLQVFARNQPVTHAVNAARELALGLPSTGAWWKLLLWVAGMLLVFMPLAVSRYKSRS
- a CDS encoding ATP-binding cassette domain-containing protein codes for the protein MKIAFEVADVYKHFGDVKALDGVSLRAEQGKVFGLLGPNGAGKTTLVRMLSTLMNPDKGTLHVMGVDVVKQPHRVREMIGLAGQYAAVDEFLTGRENLYMVGRLYHMGKKEAYARADEILENLGLTDAANRPARTYSGGMRRRLDLGGSLVARPKILFLDEPTTGLDPRTRLDLWDTIRELVQDGTSILLTTQYLEEADELADQIAVIDHGKVIVEGTSDQLKSQMGGDVIEFEVKPSQVEKAAQAVRMFGTKDPKIEGATITLPVRDGRKKLVEVVRTLDAAKIAPESIALHRPSLDDVFLAVTGKDAKNLPKDAKNLSKASNPAPKPPIPASIRPSSPTVTTVTPGKPERIATRNGSALASGARLRTDSKKKGGKK
- a CDS encoding DNA-3-methyladenine glycosylase, producing the protein MATTANEQTLTLAIHYLSKADPSLAPVIASSPLPDLHPHQNYYQELVDSIISQQLSVKAARTIEKRFCELFGGADFPLPEQILTKDIEELRSAGLSRPKAAYIRDLAQHVVDGKVKFGHLDSLSNDEVIAELTAVKGIGEWTAHMFLMFCMGRLDVLPSGDLGIRNGVRALYGLDHCPQSDEVKVLAQKNQWHPYESVAAWYLWQSLDNAPAI
- a CDS encoding type II toxin-antitoxin system death-on-curing family toxin: MITYLTEEQILLVHFQLVERYGGSHGVRDIERIKSVAHAVRQEAFGVEQYPSLYEKAAVYVRNIIADHPFADGNKRTGITSGVMFLRMNKKRFSAKRGELEDFAVKVATDHLSVNEIAAWLEGHCVK
- a CDS encoding GDSL-type esterase/lipase family protein encodes the protein MRILVFGDSIVYGMWDVEGGGWVARIKRHYDELQLRDLGAAIPEVYNLGVSGGTAAPHIAERIGSEILYRSRQQQVVAVVAVGLNDSMWDHGLRVGYEARIFPKDLQDIVNAIREYTDKILFVGLTACDESKTKPVSWGDYVFTNESILEYENMLSDFCTQQNIPLVRLFNHFRDKPELLVDGLHPNETGHELISNLVKSELEKLLG